In the genome of Micrococcales bacterium, one region contains:
- a CDS encoding DUF3710 domain-containing protein — MFKRRRGGSDSQSEAQQPGEIEQTGDVDEGAEAATSEPQVTGTGPFDIADAPRDDVARVDLGGLQIPIVDNMQLSLEGHNEEANTFALAVVVLEEQQAALQLMAVAAPRSGNFWSEVMDELDAEITQAGAR; from the coding sequence GTGTTCAAGCGACGTAGAGGTGGGTCCGACAGCCAGTCCGAGGCGCAGCAGCCCGGCGAGATAGAGCAGACCGGGGACGTGGACGAGGGCGCTGAGGCGGCGACGAGTGAACCCCAGGTCACCGGGACCGGCCCGTTCGACATCGCCGACGCGCCCCGTGACGACGTTGCGCGGGTCGACCTCGGCGGGCTGCAGATCCCGATCGTGGACAACATGCAGCTCAGCCTCGAGGGTCACAACGAAGAGGCGAACACGTTCGCCCTGGCGGTCGTGGTGCTCGAGGAGCAGCAGGCCGCCCTGCAACTGATGGCCGTTGCGGCCCCGCGCTCCGGGAACTTCTGGTCCGAGGTCATGGATGAACTCGACGCCGAGATCACGCAGGCGGGGGCACGGTGA
- the dut gene encoding dUTP diphosphatase, giving the protein MNVLIQRLDPGLPLPARAHPGDAGLDLFSRIDITVEPGQRALLPTGVAIALPDGYAAFVHPRSGLAVKHGVALVNAPGTIDAGYRGEIQVCLVNLDPHEAVTFRRGDRIAQLVVQEVPPLHLIEVERLPGSARDTGGFGSTGGHRGSQ; this is encoded by the coding sequence GTGAACGTGCTCATCCAGCGCCTCGACCCCGGGTTGCCGCTGCCGGCCCGGGCCCATCCCGGGGACGCCGGGCTGGACCTGTTCTCCCGTATCGACATCACTGTGGAACCTGGGCAGCGGGCGTTGCTGCCCACGGGGGTGGCGATCGCGCTGCCGGACGGATATGCGGCCTTCGTGCATCCCCGCAGCGGCTTGGCCGTGAAGCACGGTGTCGCTCTCGTGAACGCTCCCGGCACGATCGACGCGGGTTACCGCGGCGAGATCCAGGTCTGCCTGGTGAATCTCGACCCCCACGAAGCGGTGACTTTCCGCCGCGGCGACCGCATCGCCCAACTCGTGGTCCAGGAGGTTCCGCCGTTGCATCTGATCGAGGTGGAACGCTTGCCGGGGTCCGCGCGGGACACCGGCGGTTTCGGATCCACCGGCGGGCATCGCGGCTCGCAGTGA
- a CDS encoding PaaI family thioesterase gives MSWPDSPTKPPPGAVMPDRHPQAVAEGQEIPSHYDRCYGCGGWHPAGLHMRVVAGDRSVHAVFEVTDMHQGAPGLAHGGLLSTAFDEALGALNWLLLVPAVTARLEVDFRRPVPVGSVLHIDAHLVGQVGRKVYTQALGRLGEDGPVALTASALFLQVPLEHFQANGRAEDVRAAADRTVPGDGLAVNP, from the coding sequence ATGAGTTGGCCGGACAGTCCTACCAAGCCGCCGCCGGGCGCGGTGATGCCCGACCGCCACCCGCAGGCAGTCGCTGAGGGGCAGGAGATCCCCAGCCACTACGACCGTTGCTACGGGTGCGGTGGCTGGCATCCCGCGGGACTGCACATGCGGGTGGTCGCCGGTGACCGCAGCGTGCACGCGGTGTTCGAGGTCACGGACATGCACCAGGGTGCACCGGGCCTGGCCCACGGCGGTCTGCTGAGCACCGCGTTCGACGAGGCGCTGGGGGCCTTGAACTGGCTTCTGCTGGTGCCGGCGGTGACGGCCCGGCTGGAGGTGGACTTCCGCCGGCCAGTGCCGGTCGGCTCGGTTCTGCACATCGACGCCCACCTGGTCGGGCAGGTGGGGCGCAAGGTCTACACGCAGGCCCTGGGCCGGCTCGGTGAGGACGGTCCGGTGGCTCTGACGGCCAGTGCGCTGTTCCTGCAGGTCCCCTTGGAGCACTTCCAGGCCAATGGCCGTGCGGAGGACGTACGGGCGGCGGCCGACCGGACGGTGCCGGGCGACGGACTGGCGGTCAACCCGTGA
- a CDS encoding DUF3093 family protein has protein sequence MTYREVLRPPWWAYGVVTGLLALLCFTFAAVVTVPVALVVFVVLVVVGGLVVSRRRLVLSVDAERLHIGDEALPLSDIAAVTALDGPGVQAVAGPLADSRARLVLRNLATKEGVKIDLRSGDVPYWLVSSGHPQELAESLSGPGI, from the coding sequence ATGACCTATCGGGAGGTGCTGCGTCCACCGTGGTGGGCGTACGGCGTCGTGACCGGACTGCTCGCCCTGCTGTGTTTCACATTCGCCGCGGTCGTGACCGTGCCGGTGGCACTGGTGGTGTTCGTGGTGCTGGTGGTCGTGGGCGGGTTGGTCGTCAGCCGCCGCCGGCTGGTGCTCAGCGTCGATGCCGAGCGCCTGCACATCGGCGACGAGGCGCTGCCGCTGTCGGACATCGCCGCGGTCACCGCCCTGGACGGCCCCGGGGTGCAGGCCGTTGCCGGACCGCTGGCCGATTCCCGGGCGCGCCTGGTGTTGCGCAATCTGGCCACCAAAGAGGGCGTGAAGATCGATCTGCGCTCCGGTGACGTCCCCTACTGGCTGGTGAGTTCCGGGCATCCGCAGGAGCTGGCCGAGTCGCTGTCCGGCCCCGGCATCTGA
- a CDS encoding DUF4235 domain-containing protein, protein MNPRLITPVVSLGAAWATRRSLDALYRRRHDGTIPKKDDTDVPFRRVLVWALATAVVAALVDVAVQQGMARWADEPRAELPA, encoded by the coding sequence GTGAACCCCCGACTCATCACCCCTGTGGTCTCCCTCGGTGCCGCGTGGGCCACCCGTAGGTCACTGGACGCACTGTACCGGCGCCGGCACGACGGCACGATCCCGAAGAAGGACGACACCGACGTTCCCTTCCGGCGGGTGCTGGTCTGGGCCCTTGCCACCGCGGTCGTAGCAGCACTGGTGGACGTCGCGGTCCAGCAGGGCATGGCCCGGTGGGCTGACGAGCCGCGGGCCGAACTGCCGGCCTGA
- a CDS encoding DUF4193 domain-containing protein, whose amino-acid sequence MATDYDAPRKTDEELSEDSLEELQGRVKTASGGVDEDETEIAESLELPGADLYNEALTVQVVPKQQDEFTCSVCFLVHHRSQLASEKNGVYICTECAG is encoded by the coding sequence ATGGCAACCGACTACGACGCACCCCGCAAGACCGACGAGGAACTGTCTGAGGACTCCCTGGAGGAACTGCAGGGCCGCGTCAAGACGGCATCAGGCGGCGTCGACGAGGACGAGACCGAGATCGCTGAGAGCCTTGAACTGCCCGGCGCGGACCTGTACAATGAAGCGCTGACAGTCCAGGTGGTGCCGAAGCAGCAGGACGAGTTCACGTGCTCGGTCTGCTTCCTGGTCCACCACCGCAGCCAACTGGCCAGCGAGAAGAACGGCGTCTACATCTGCACGGAGTGCGCCGGCTGA